CTAAATATTTTGGAATCATAGACAAAGAGGTTTCAGGAGAAAAAGCAAGTCCTGCTTTAATATTACATTTTCGAATATAGGCTAATGTTTCTTCCACATCTTCTGTTGCCTCAAAATGGAAGGTCAACATATCGGCACCGGCTTCGACAAACCGTTCAATATAATCAAAGGGATGATAAACCATTAAATGCACATCTAAAAAGACGGAAGTCGCGCGATTGATCGCCGCAACCATTTTAGGACCCATAGTGAGATTAGGAACGAAATTTCCATCCATAATATCGATATGGATAAAATCTGCTCCAGCATCCTCTAAACGGAGGGCTTCATCGGCCATTCGGCCAAAATCAGCGGAGAGAATAGAGGGAGCAATTTTAAGAGAATGATTTTTCATTGGTAAACTAACCCTTAGCAAAGTATAAAGCTTGACTACTGTCATATATGATTATATTAGCAAAAGTCAAGATTTTTAACCTTATGGAAATGCGGCATTTTTAAGCTATTTTACCATCGATTTCCAAGCAAACAGCCTTTCTAAAAAACCACCTTTATATTATCTTTACCCAAATCCATCTATCTTTATTTCAAAAAATCTGTCGAAGGGTTTCCTTTATGCCAAATTTTAAAGTTTTGTCGACGATGAAAATCTATTTCGCTCCTCGCTATTACACATGATCATTTTGAGAGGCATAAGAAGAATTGCCCCCTTTCATTAAGTCGCTTTGAAAGGACAAGATCTCCATTTATGCGTAGATCCCTGCTTTACATTTTGTAATCCACCCAATTTCTTTAAAATAGTTGCTCAATCATTCTCGTTAATTTAATCGGTTCGAAAGAGCCCTTGCTTAAATCTTAAAAAATTGCATATACAAAATATACATGTTTCTCAATTTTTAAATAAGCAATTCCTATGAACTCGAGTTCTCGCTCATCACTTGCAATTGGCCTGGCAATGTTCTCCATGTTTTTTGGTGCAGGTAATATCGTATTTCCTCTTCTGGTAGGCATTCAAAGTGAAAGCCAAAATATTTATGCTTCTATAGGATTACTTATCTCGGCCATTGGAGTCCCTCTTCTGGGCCTTATTGCGATGGCTATGTTTGAAGGAAATTATAAGGAGTTCTTTGGTCGCATGGGAAATACACCGGGCTTTATCATGACAGCCTTAATTTTAGGCCTCATTGGCCCTTTTGGTGCGCTACCACGTTGCATTGCTTTATCCCACTCTACCATCAAAATGTATTTACCTCTTATCTCTCTATGGCAATTTAGCCTGCTTTCTTGCCTCATTATTTTTTGGCTAAGCTGGAGACCAAGTGCCTTAGTGACTATTTTAGGTTATATTTTAACTCCTTTTTTACTGTTTTCAGTTCTTGTCATTATCGGATTCGGCTTTGTTAATTCACCATCGGCTCCTATAAGTTCCCTTTCTTGGCACAAAGCTTTTTCGAATGGTTTCATTCAAGGTTATCAAACGCTCGATTTGCTTGGGGCCTTCTTTTTTTCTTCGACAATCATCTTGTCCCTAAAAGAGAGTGTAAAAAGTGAAATACCACAAAACTTTAAACCTCTGATGACGCTAACGCTTAAAGCTAGTTTTATTTGTGCTATTTTATTAGGTTTAGTGAGCTGGGGATTTAGCTGGGTGGCGGCCTTTAATAGCCAGAGTCTTCAGAACGTCCCTAAAGATGAATTGCTACGGGTTGTAGCGACTCAAACACTGGGACAACATGCAAGCATTTTTACAATAGCAGCAGTTCTTCTTGCATGTCTTACGACGGAAATCGCGCTTGCTACAGCTTTTTCAGAATTTATCCATCAAGATTTAAGTGGGAAAAAAATATCTTATGAATGGTCACTTGTCATCACATTAGTGATCGCATTTTTTGTATCACTGTGGCACTTTGAGGGAATCATTCATTTTCTGGCCCCCATTTTATTTTTTTGCTATCCCATGATGATTACGCTGTCAATCGTCAATATCCTCTACAAGCTTTATCACTTTAAGCCCGTTAAGACACCCTTAGCGATTGTATTGATTTTATCTCTTGCAGGATTTTTATTTTCAGGCGCTTGAGGCATCTTTATGGCTATCCCAATCTTCAACAGTTTGCTGGATAGCTTGAAAAAAATGACGTTGCTTATAAAAGTCATCGCATCGATAAATGTAGCCGATATAAGAAGCTTCATAGATTCTAACGCAAAAACTTGCTAAAGAAATGGATGGATAATTGAGTTTTTTAAATACGCGTTGCAATTCTTCTTCCAAGGCCCAATCCTCTGCAGCGACCATTGCTAAAGCAAAATCGGATTCGCTTTGAATTTTAAGAGTGTAGACCTCCTCATTAAAAAATCTTTCTTCAATCGCTTCGACCAATAGAAGAAAAAGCGATTTTAGGGCTTCAACCTCTAAAAAAGTACGCATGATCACAGGCTTTAAAGAGTAGAAGAAATTTTCTAGCAAGATTTCATTATAGTTACGCGTCGATGACAATAAATTTTTAAGCTCAAGTAATAGCTCATTTTGCTTGGATATCATCCCTCCATTAAAATCTCGAATCTCTCCCACAATTCTGGAGATTTCGGATACCACCGCCTGTCTAGCTTCATAGAGATTAATAGAATGATCGCGTCGTAAGAATTGATCTTTTGATACCTTTACGCGAAAAATCGTGGCTTCTTTTTCATGTTTCTTACGCAATGTCCCGACAAGCTTACACCCATCGTGAATATACTCTAAAAAAGTTGAACGATTCTTAAACATTTCCATGATGGACATATCTTTAGGCTTGAGAACGCGCACTAGAATAATGGTAAAAAATAGATGTAAATGGGTTTGTTCATCAAATGTAATAATCACCTGGGGAATATCGCGAATATATTTAATCTGATTACTCAAAATCAACATATTGCGCATCATCTCTTCTTCATTGCGAGGCATGAAAACTGGATGCATAACCTGTTCAATTTGTTCTTCAACTTCGGTAAATAACTTTTTACGGAGAAGTTGAATCTCTTGAGTGGTAATGGGGCTATTATCTTTCTTTTCAATTTCAATATAGAAAGTACAAATACTAAAAGTGCCTCGACGATTACAAAAGAAAGAATTTTCAACAGCCTGAGCTTGAGGAATGTAGTTTTGAATGCCTTTAATCAGATGCATTTCATCTAAAACTTCTTTATCCTGCAAAAAATTGATTCCAATGATAATTGAAAGCACATTTTTAATTTCTCCCCCAACTTTCACTTTTGATCGAAAGATTTTTAGATCCATATGTCGGGATTTGGGAGCGCTCTTAACAGCTTTTAAAAGGAAATTTCGAAATAAATATTGATAACAAATCATGCGACACAAGTGATAACTTTCTCGACCAACTTTAAATCGATCTTCACACATCACCAACACATTTTGCATTTCGGAAAACAAATCTGAATTAAAATATTTGGGATAACGAGCAATCAAACCCGCAATGTGTTCTTGTACGCGTACAGTTTTATCATCATTCGATAATCCCTTAACCTCAAGAATCCGACCTGCATAATATCCAGAGTTAACACCTAACTTGAGCTCTGTAATCAGCAAAGGTAGATTTCTTTGGATCAATTCCAGATCATGTATGCATTCTACAGCAATCATAACTTCTGAAACCATGTACACATCGGGTCCTAAATGAGGAAAACAAAAATCAACCGCATGTGACAAAATGACATTGAGACGTTTTCCTGGTACAAGCCAGCGACTGAG
Above is a window of Parachlamydia acanthamoebae DNA encoding:
- the rpe gene encoding ribulose-phosphate 3-epimerase; this encodes MKNHSLKIAPSILSADFGRMADEALRLEDAGADFIHIDIMDGNFVPNLTMGPKMVAAINRATSVFLDVHLMVYHPFDYIERFVEAGADMLTFHFEATEDVEETLAYIRKCNIKAGLAFSPETSLSMIPKYLDKCDMILLMTVNPGFGGQEFMPEVLEKVEFTRDICNKLNICEGGKYAPEGADPATIKPFLIEVDGGINPQTAELCVNAGANVLVSGSYLFNAPDLKTAVESLRVKQ
- a CDS encoding branched-chain amino acid transport system II carrier protein, yielding MNSSSRSSLAIGLAMFSMFFGAGNIVFPLLVGIQSESQNIYASIGLLISAIGVPLLGLIAMAMFEGNYKEFFGRMGNTPGFIMTALILGLIGPFGALPRCIALSHSTIKMYLPLISLWQFSLLSCLIIFWLSWRPSALVTILGYILTPFLLFSVLVIIGFGFVNSPSAPISSLSWHKAFSNGFIQGYQTLDLLGAFFFSSTIILSLKESVKSEIPQNFKPLMTLTLKASFICAILLGLVSWGFSWVAAFNSQSLQNVPKDELLRVVATQTLGQHASIFTIAAVLLACLTTEIALATAFSEFIHQDLSGKKISYEWSLVITLVIAFFVSLWHFEGIIHFLAPILFFCYPMMITLSIVNILYKLYHFKPVKTPLAIVLILSLAGFLFSGA